A stretch of the Mesorhizobium huakuii genome encodes the following:
- a CDS encoding HlyD family type I secretion periplasmic adaptor subunit: protein MVAAAFEWEKTIRSQTRAVALAGYSAMALLVGCFGYWAATAPLSGAAVAQGAISASGRNIKIQHLEGGIIRQSLIEEGDRVKAGQELILLDDTTAKTQVNRLFKQFVSLSAKAQRLISERDGASALDMPESLRQNSEDSELTNLIEEQRKEFVARLSRFNSEQDILNQRVSTLQDSLVGLSAQRQAIENQLTIVADELKRKKALVDQGLTNHFEYTQIQRNQADLVGQAGSIESQLASTRSQVIEAKEQIERSKTQRVEQAVGDLAETRTSLADIEEQLAAAQAILSRTTVRSPTDGIIISAVYSSPGAVVAAGEKVIEILPTSSDLIVEAKLSPRDIDSVHAGQSARLKLTALNTRLTPDVAATVINVSADRLMDENTHEPYYRAKLRISDDLPAPVTAEQLYPGMPVEAFISTGDRTFFEYLIRPVLDSFHRAFVER, encoded by the coding sequence ATGGTAGCGGCAGCATTCGAATGGGAGAAGACGATCCGGTCGCAGACACGCGCGGTAGCGTTGGCCGGCTACAGCGCGATGGCGCTGCTTGTCGGCTGTTTCGGTTACTGGGCGGCGACGGCACCACTGTCCGGCGCAGCCGTGGCCCAAGGCGCAATCTCAGCCTCCGGCCGCAATATCAAGATCCAGCATCTTGAAGGCGGCATCATCAGGCAATCGCTGATCGAGGAAGGCGACCGCGTGAAGGCAGGTCAAGAGTTGATCCTGCTTGACGACACGACAGCCAAAACCCAGGTGAACCGGCTGTTCAAGCAGTTCGTTTCACTGTCTGCAAAAGCGCAGCGTCTCATATCCGAACGCGACGGCGCGTCAGCCTTAGACATGCCCGAAAGCTTGCGTCAAAACTCTGAAGACAGCGAGCTTACGAATCTTATCGAAGAGCAACGCAAAGAGTTTGTCGCGCGGCTGAGCCGCTTCAACTCGGAGCAGGACATTCTCAACCAGCGTGTCTCGACGCTGCAGGACTCTCTCGTCGGATTATCAGCGCAGCGACAAGCGATCGAGAACCAATTGACGATCGTGGCCGACGAACTCAAGCGTAAGAAAGCGTTGGTTGATCAGGGTTTGACGAACCACTTTGAATACACGCAGATCCAGCGCAACCAGGCAGACCTCGTCGGCCAAGCGGGATCGATCGAATCCCAGCTCGCATCAACACGCAGCCAAGTCATCGAGGCAAAGGAACAGATTGAGCGCAGCAAGACCCAGAGGGTTGAGCAAGCTGTGGGCGATCTGGCCGAGACACGTACGTCGCTTGCGGACATCGAAGAGCAACTCGCCGCCGCGCAAGCGATCTTGTCGAGGACCACCGTGCGTTCACCAACCGACGGGATCATCATCTCGGCCGTCTACAGCTCGCCAGGCGCCGTTGTTGCAGCCGGCGAGAAGGTTATCGAGATCCTGCCCACCAGCTCCGATCTGATCGTTGAGGCGAAACTCAGCCCGCGAGACATTGACTCCGTCCATGCCGGACAATCCGCGAGACTCAAGCTCACGGCCCTTAACACGCGCCTCACCCCAGACGTGGCCGCAACGGTCATCAACGTCTCGGCTGACCGTTTGATGGATGAAAATACCCACGAGCCCTATTACCGGGCCAAACTTCGTATCTCAGATGACCTTCCCGCCCCTGTCACCGCGGAACAACTCTACCCGGGCATGCCGGTCGAAGCTTTTATCAGCACTGGTGACAGGACCTTCTTCGAATATCTGATCAGGCCTGTCCTGGACTCGTTCCATCGGGCGTTCGTGGAGCGGTAG
- a CDS encoding type I secretion system permease/ATPase yields MKRTLGLGTFMRSQSAIASFAKSVFDIGLFSVIINVLLLVMPLFMMQVYDRVLPAANIDTLVYLSMMAVLALAFLGVFEVIRSIYSQRVAAAMDRKLASSAFAASLRSPRAEAGDIQALRDLATARSFVASRGLGTLFDLPFVPLFVVLLAFVNPWLSLLTVFGAVVMVILVVLTQVGNRNNSTKAAEQSARADLTAQAFVRNAETIRAMGMNGNITEAWGKSFGDALEVQDRAAATSAVFSGISRSTRMLLQLAILGLGAWLVLQGRMTAGMIFASSTISGRALQPLDQLIGGWRQTIDARQAWLRLKKAVPDSAENVPAKIQLPAPLGRLTVRDLVYVPPGALPGSEPIIKRINFEIRAGEAVAIIGPSRAGKSTLARLLVGAVHPNSGAIEMDGADLRTWHEAQLGCSVGYLAQDIQLLPGTIAQNLARFDPKADDEAVIEAAKRAQAHELILSQREGYQTQIGASNASLSGGERQRIGLARAFYGNPRILILDEPNANLDQEGEQALGRALADARLAGTTTVVVTHRLSLAATCDRALLLRNGVIEMFGPSTEVLKQLTSGTGPTRAAPQPELNGRAHLASFTTASQGSGRWSGPMGTKQG; encoded by the coding sequence ATGAAACGTACCTTGGGGCTTGGAACATTTATGCGCTCACAAAGCGCTATCGCTTCATTCGCAAAGAGTGTTTTCGACATCGGGCTTTTTTCGGTGATCATCAACGTGCTGTTGCTGGTGATGCCGCTCTTCATGATGCAAGTATATGACCGGGTGCTACCGGCCGCCAACATCGATACGCTGGTCTATCTATCGATGATGGCTGTCCTCGCCCTGGCCTTTCTTGGCGTGTTCGAGGTGATCCGCTCGATCTATTCCCAGAGGGTCGCCGCCGCGATGGACCGGAAGCTCGCCTCGAGCGCTTTCGCTGCTTCGTTGCGTTCCCCAAGGGCGGAGGCCGGAGACATTCAGGCTTTGCGCGACCTTGCGACTGCACGCTCATTCGTCGCGTCACGTGGGCTTGGCACCTTGTTCGATCTTCCGTTCGTACCGCTCTTTGTGGTGTTGCTAGCGTTTGTGAACCCTTGGCTCAGCCTTCTCACTGTCTTTGGCGCCGTAGTAATGGTGATCTTGGTTGTTCTGACCCAAGTTGGAAACCGCAACAACTCGACCAAGGCCGCCGAACAATCGGCCAGAGCGGATCTTACGGCCCAAGCGTTCGTTCGGAATGCCGAGACGATCCGAGCCATGGGCATGAACGGGAACATCACCGAAGCTTGGGGAAAAAGCTTTGGCGACGCGTTGGAGGTGCAGGATCGCGCGGCTGCCACGAGCGCTGTGTTCAGCGGAATCTCGCGATCTACGCGCATGCTGCTGCAACTCGCTATTCTCGGGTTGGGAGCCTGGTTAGTCCTTCAAGGCAGGATGACCGCAGGCATGATCTTCGCATCGTCCACTATTTCGGGCCGCGCCCTGCAGCCGCTCGATCAGCTGATCGGCGGCTGGCGTCAAACCATCGACGCCCGGCAGGCTTGGCTTCGGCTCAAAAAGGCAGTGCCGGACAGCGCTGAGAATGTCCCGGCAAAAATCCAGCTTCCCGCTCCTTTGGGCCGGCTGACTGTGCGCGACCTGGTTTACGTTCCTCCCGGGGCCCTGCCCGGCTCAGAGCCGATCATCAAACGGATCAATTTCGAAATCCGCGCCGGCGAGGCGGTCGCCATCATCGGACCGAGCCGTGCCGGCAAGTCAACATTGGCGCGCCTTCTCGTCGGAGCGGTTCACCCCAATTCCGGCGCCATAGAAATGGATGGAGCTGATCTGCGCACGTGGCATGAGGCCCAACTGGGATGTTCTGTCGGGTATCTCGCACAAGACATCCAACTGCTGCCGGGCACAATCGCTCAGAACCTCGCCCGCTTCGACCCCAAGGCAGACGATGAGGCCGTCATAGAGGCGGCCAAACGCGCCCAGGCGCATGAGCTCATCCTATCACAGCGCGAAGGCTATCAGACCCAGATCGGCGCTTCAAACGCCTCCCTATCCGGTGGAGAGCGGCAACGCATCGGCCTAGCGCGCGCTTTTTACGGCAATCCGCGGATTCTTATTCTTGATGAACCCAACGCAAATCTTGACCAAGAGGGCGAACAGGCGCTGGGCCGCGCTCTGGCCGATGCGCGCTTGGCAGGGACGACAACCGTGGTTGTCACGCATCGGCTTTCGCTCGCGGCCACCTGCGACCGGGCCTTGCTGCTTCGCAATGGAGTCATCGAGATGTTTGGCCCAAGCACCGAAGTTCTAAAGCAACTCACAAGCGGCACCGGGCCAACGCGCGCCGCGCCGCAACCGGAGCTCAACGGTCGCGCCCACCTAGCTTCATTCACCACAGCCAGCCAAGGCAGCGGCCGCTGGAGTGGTCCGATGGGTACAAAACAGGGCTAG
- a CDS encoding Ig-like domain-containing protein: MEQRGKPVADRDIWGAGNDSYYFEGDSTVSFIYDPNATEQSVANMDVSKLNDNVLYGQNYFILNPEPGDKYYLNGEEITDFSVHDVTTDPVVSEYAINPTHEANYQYNGLPVYTFTEWAKYTDNLVNRHYSNGDMVGFTYADHQLDDNFEWTGNYQDRVLVWLTDNPNVSGPGDLPEHRIVFSGYDSDDASFHYVGNGSYFDLHEILDAYPIADYTVDNFVYYNDNGYEYYLAMPLGKPDAVGATSTYESYEPESANLKPAEFDDGIKFVIDLDDYQKPPAAGGPPGTGPDNLVGGPGDNQLDGGGGNDTYIYALGDGHDVITEAPSNGDDDALVFTNINAADVTLIRDYDDVTVVVAESSPGASDGGSILLRDSLADNLGQGVDKIVFADNTVWTRADMIAHADQWPIISEGLPDYETAVGASFTAVLPPDAFYDPDGQTLALSAKLADGSALPTWLAFDANTHTLSGLAPVGSEGVVEIAITADDGTLQVSDTLSLVIGSADSWIAHDDRFWTSFETSLAVDITANDTIPGGANSDAYLYEQPDHGSVVWNGTGYTYTPDAGFTGVDWFYYGLFNADNNDQNMTPDNPGVAIVHVGQTVDPDDHTGVTGSIGTGNDSYFGGSSFDDTALFTGGNTSFADGKGGDDTMVFSGDVADYQIQGNGDHFWIYQTANASTDVIEITNFEHLKFGDTGKLAISDIIAAAGHEPGDVWPDSRPINVPHADSNTWAANDDRYWTTAGTAVVLNMTGNDTIPTGAHYDAAVWDQPQHGTIAFNGTDYVYTPDTGFTGVDWFTYALTDPDNNDEVKTDVPGFGIIHVGQAYDPGNNQGVSGSVGAGDSFGGSRFNDTINYSTGDGPYIDGKGGDDIIVFNGDIQDYRIQGNGNSFWIYNDSNPSQSERAMLQFG, encoded by the coding sequence TTGGAACAACGCGGAAAACCCGTTGCCGACCGTGATATTTGGGGGGCCGGAAACGACTCGTATTATTTTGAGGGAGATTCGACGGTAAGCTTTATCTACGATCCAAACGCCACCGAACAAAGCGTGGCCAATATGGACGTCAGCAAGTTGAATGATAATGTGCTATACGGCCAGAATTACTTTATCTTAAATCCAGAACCCGGCGATAAATACTACTTGAATGGCGAGGAGATAACGGATTTTTCTGTTCATGATGTGACCACTGACCCGGTAGTTTCCGAATACGCCATCAATCCAACCCACGAAGCAAATTATCAGTATAATGGCCTTCCAGTTTACACATTTACCGAGTGGGCTAAATATACTGACAATCTTGTGAATAGGCACTACAGCAACGGCGACATGGTTGGTTTTACGTACGCAGATCATCAACTTGATGATAATTTTGAATGGACTGGAAATTACCAAGATAGAGTTCTGGTTTGGCTAACTGACAACCCGAATGTCTCAGGCCCAGGCGATCTCCCTGAACATAGAATCGTATTTAGCGGGTACGATTCTGACGATGCATCGTTTCATTACGTGGGAAACGGATCTTATTTTGATCTTCACGAAATACTTGATGCGTACCCCATTGCCGACTACACAGTGGACAATTTCGTTTATTATAATGATAATGGATACGAGTATTACTTAGCCATGCCGTTGGGGAAGCCAGATGCCGTGGGCGCCACATCAACCTATGAGTCTTACGAGCCCGAGAGCGCGAACCTGAAACCGGCGGAATTCGACGACGGGATTAAATTCGTAATTGATTTAGACGACTATCAGAAACCTCCCGCCGCGGGTGGCCCGCCGGGTACCGGTCCTGACAATCTCGTCGGAGGCCCTGGCGACAATCAATTGGATGGTGGCGGCGGCAACGACACATACATCTATGCGCTAGGTGACGGTCACGATGTGATCACTGAGGCTCCATCCAACGGCGACGATGACGCTTTGGTATTTACGAATATTAACGCTGCTGATGTGACATTGATCCGTGACTACGATGACGTCACGGTCGTCGTTGCCGAAAGCAGTCCGGGTGCGAGTGATGGCGGCTCCATTCTGCTTAGAGACAGCCTTGCTGATAATCTCGGCCAAGGCGTTGACAAGATAGTCTTTGCAGACAACACGGTTTGGACCCGGGCTGATATGATAGCCCACGCCGATCAGTGGCCGATCATTTCGGAAGGGCTGCCGGACTACGAAACGGCTGTGGGTGCGTCATTCACCGCTGTGCTGCCGCCTGATGCATTTTACGATCCCGATGGTCAGACACTCGCATTGTCGGCAAAACTGGCTGACGGATCGGCTCTTCCGACCTGGTTGGCATTCGATGCGAACACACACACCCTATCAGGCTTGGCGCCAGTAGGATCTGAGGGAGTGGTCGAAATCGCGATTACCGCTGACGACGGCACCCTGCAAGTTTCGGATACACTGTCGCTTGTCATTGGCTCGGCTGACTCGTGGATTGCTCACGATGATCGCTTTTGGACTTCTTTCGAGACCTCATTAGCCGTCGATATTACAGCGAATGATACGATTCCCGGGGGCGCGAACTCCGACGCCTACCTTTATGAGCAGCCCGATCACGGCTCGGTCGTTTGGAACGGCACTGGCTACACCTATACGCCTGATGCCGGCTTCACCGGGGTCGACTGGTTCTATTATGGGCTGTTCAACGCCGACAACAACGATCAGAATATGACGCCCGACAATCCGGGGGTCGCGATCGTGCATGTCGGCCAGACGGTCGATCCCGATGACCACACAGGTGTCACCGGATCGATCGGCACCGGCAACGACAGCTATTTTGGCGGCTCCAGCTTCGACGACACGGCCCTGTTTACCGGCGGCAACACGTCTTTTGCCGACGGCAAGGGTGGCGACGACACCATGGTCTTCTCAGGCGATGTCGCGGACTATCAGATCCAGGGCAATGGCGATCACTTCTGGATCTACCAGACCGCCAACGCATCCACCGATGTGATCGAGATCACCAATTTCGAGCACCTGAAGTTTGGCGACACCGGCAAGCTTGCGATATCGGACATTATTGCCGCCGCGGGGCACGAACCAGGCGATGTCTGGCCGGACTCGAGGCCGATCAACGTTCCCCATGCTGACAGCAACACCTGGGCGGCAAACGACGATCGCTACTGGACAACGGCCGGAACAGCTGTCGTCCTCAACATGACCGGCAACGACACCATCCCCACCGGCGCGCATTATGACGCCGCCGTCTGGGATCAGCCGCAACATGGCACGATCGCCTTCAACGGTACCGACTATGTCTACACACCCGACACAGGGTTCACCGGCGTCGACTGGTTCACCTATGCCCTGACCGACCCGGACAACAATGACGAGGTCAAGACCGACGTTCCGGGCTTCGGTATCATCCATGTCGGACAAGCTTACGACCCCGGCAACAACCAGGGCGTTTCCGGCTCCGTCGGCGCTGGAGATTCGTTTGGCGGCTCGCGCTTCAACGACACCATCAATTATAGCACCGGCGATGGACCGTACATTGACGGCAAAGGTGGCGACGACATCATCGTATTCAACGGCGATATCCAGGATTACCGCATCCAAGGCAACGGCAACTCCTTCTGGATCTACAACGATAGTAACCCGAGCCAGTCCGAGAGAGCTATGCTGCAATTTGGGTGA
- a CDS encoding calcium-binding protein, which translates to MFDARAPHYEAILSGIVDGVADSRERAVLYSLSYNTSDLIGLGLQTALTAGDRAEAYFEIRYRSNGTNGTDLTARRYTESQIFGLFDNPNPTTKADIAASEALLAFGMWTKHELKIASYETTHAVTMASANAELGRIGDHYGHVAPIETTLSLAKDRLFSDYADVNNLENGLDEAHLTLSGYNGSLLRTTLDKVWVAPETSAGGDEVAAHTVDRTEKATAGDLIFGSYHTDGTDTGAADTLRGGAGDDFFIGSGGGDTVDGGAGEDTISYSHSSAGVTVDLTSAAPQTGGDAQGDVLTSIENVIGSEHDDHITANDASNVILGLQGNDIVDGGQGNDYIFASIGDDHLFGGSGNDYLDGGDGNDILFAGEQAGTGYHTDDDGQDVLIGGDGSDILASRDGGDVLIGGNGDDQFYLTKMVDWNNAENPLPTVIFGGPETTRIILREIRR; encoded by the coding sequence GTGTTTGACGCCCGCGCCCCACACTACGAGGCTATATTAAGTGGCATTGTTGACGGTGTAGCAGATTCTCGCGAAAGAGCAGTTTTATATAGTTTGTCTTATAACACGTCCGATCTTATAGGACTAGGGCTTCAGACTGCACTTACCGCTGGGGACAGAGCTGAGGCTTACTTCGAGATCCGATATAGAAGCAATGGAACCAACGGAACCGATCTAACTGCGAGGAGGTATACTGAGTCCCAGATATTCGGATTATTCGACAACCCCAACCCAACCACCAAGGCTGACATTGCCGCCTCCGAAGCGCTCTTGGCTTTCGGGATGTGGACCAAGCATGAGTTGAAGATCGCATCGTATGAGACGACCCACGCCGTAACCATGGCGTCGGCCAATGCAGAGCTCGGCAGGATCGGTGACCACTACGGCCATGTCGCTCCAATCGAGACGACACTCAGTCTCGCCAAGGACCGCCTCTTCTCGGACTACGCAGATGTCAACAACCTTGAGAACGGACTGGACGAAGCGCATCTAACGTTATCGGGGTACAACGGGTCGCTTCTAAGAACGACGCTAGACAAGGTGTGGGTTGCGCCGGAAACCTCCGCTGGGGGCGACGAGGTTGCCGCACACACAGTTGACCGGACTGAAAAAGCGACGGCCGGTGATCTGATCTTTGGATCATACCATACGGATGGGACGGATACCGGCGCGGCGGATACACTCCGCGGCGGGGCGGGAGACGACTTCTTCATCGGCAGCGGAGGTGGTGACACCGTAGATGGAGGCGCTGGCGAAGATACGATTTCATATTCGCATAGCAGCGCCGGCGTGACGGTGGATTTGACATCCGCTGCCCCGCAGACCGGCGGAGATGCCCAGGGCGACGTACTGACCAGCATCGAAAATGTTATCGGGTCTGAACACGATGATCACATCACAGCCAATGATGCCTCTAATGTCATCCTGGGATTGCAAGGGAACGACATTGTAGATGGTGGGCAAGGCAACGACTACATCTTTGCCAGCATTGGGGACGATCATCTGTTTGGAGGCAGTGGCAACGACTATCTCGACGGTGGCGACGGCAATGACATTTTGTTTGCCGGGGAGCAGGCCGGTACAGGCTATCACACCGACGATGACGGGCAGGATGTTCTAATCGGCGGGGACGGCAGCGATATTCTGGCATCACGCGATGGCGGGGACGTCCTCATCGGCGGCAATGGCGACGATCAGTTTTATCTCACGAAAATGGTTGATTGGAACAACGCGGAAAACCCGTTGCCGACCGTGATATTTGGGGGGCCGGAAACGACTCGTATTATTTTGAGGGAGATTCGACGGTAA
- a CDS encoding lysozyme inhibitor LprI family protein has protein sequence MLSALLVSVSAGFATASRAAETAYDWNDDSAGTASAQTIILKCLDDQEDGDRYQCIPKAIVICVTQYDNGSQNQMAVNTCNGYSAWAWENILDDVYNRLIKSGRAPKDIDKSQSMWSAWSKLDCETISNYDGTRAAMDSAYCTTKHAAERVFDLLPLVPH, from the coding sequence ATGCTGTCGGCGCTACTCGTTTCCGTTTCGGCGGGATTTGCCACGGCGAGTCGCGCTGCAGAAACGGCATACGACTGGAACGATGACTCGGCCGGCACCGCTTCGGCCCAGACAATTATCTTGAAGTGCTTGGACGACCAGGAGGACGGCGACCGATATCAATGCATACCGAAGGCGATAGTGATTTGCGTCACGCAATATGACAACGGAAGCCAGAACCAGATGGCCGTGAATACATGCAATGGGTATTCAGCGTGGGCTTGGGAGAATATCTTAGATGATGTGTATAATCGCCTCATTAAATCTGGTCGAGCCCCAAAGGACATAGATAAATCTCAGTCTATGTGGAGTGCGTGGAGCAAGTTAGACTGCGAGACGATATCAAATTACGATGGAACTCGCGCTGCTATGGACAGCGCATACTGCACGACCAAGCACGCGGCTGAGCGTGTATTTGATCTTTTGCCTTTAGTTCCACACTAG
- a CDS encoding ParB/RepB/Spo0J family partition protein, giving the protein MNEITIPLGKLVPSKANVRRVNSEAGRAELAASIEAHGLIHNLVTRKAAKGAKFEVVAGGRRLGALRLLLDEGRTVQGVEVTKDYPVRAIVHEEGSGTEISLAENDQREPMHAVDEVIAYRDLVEQGMAAGDIAARFGKSAVTVRQRLKLASLSPRILDAMRADEVTLEQAKALAVSDDHAAQEAAWFEQDGWNRNPGSIRSFLTSAHVRGNDRLARFVGIEAYEAAGGRGIA; this is encoded by the coding sequence ATGAATGAAATCACCATCCCGCTCGGCAAGCTGGTGCCGAGCAAGGCCAACGTCCGCCGCGTCAATTCCGAGGCGGGCAGGGCGGAGCTAGCCGCGAGCATCGAGGCCCACGGCCTCATCCACAACCTCGTCACCCGCAAGGCCGCGAAAGGGGCGAAGTTTGAAGTTGTTGCCGGAGGGCGGCGTCTGGGGGCGTTGCGTTTGCTGCTGGACGAGGGCCGCACCGTGCAGGGCGTGGAGGTGACCAAGGACTATCCGGTCAGGGCCATCGTGCATGAGGAAGGCAGCGGCACCGAGATTTCGCTGGCCGAGAACGACCAGCGGGAGCCGATGCACGCGGTGGACGAGGTCATCGCCTACCGCGACCTCGTGGAGCAGGGCATGGCAGCCGGGGACATTGCGGCACGCTTCGGCAAGTCCGCTGTCACGGTGCGCCAGCGGCTGAAATTGGCCAGCCTGTCGCCGCGCATCCTCGATGCCATGCGGGCTGATGAAGTGACGCTTGAGCAGGCCAAGGCGCTGGCGGTGAGCGACGACCATGCGGCGCAGGAGGCGGCGTGGTTCGAGCAGGATGGCTGGAACCGCAATCCGGGCAGTATCCGCTCGTTCCTGACCAGCGCCCATGTGCGCGGCAATGACCGGCTCGCCCGGTTTGTCGGCATTGAGGCCTATGAGGCTGCGGGGGGGCGGGGTATTGCGTGA